DNA from Drosophila busckii strain San Diego stock center, stock number 13000-0081.31 chromosome 2R, ASM1175060v1, whole genome shotgun sequence:
acacacacacaaacacccacacattaacacacacacatatatacacacttaACATTGGTTCGTGGATGTTGTggaaacaacagcaaagcatcGCCATTATGAACATGAATCTGCAGGATATCCAACAGGATATCCATAGATTAGCCACGCAGCAGAGCCAAATGCAGGCTCAGCATctgcaagcgcagcagctgatgcAGGCCCAGCAAATAGCCAACATGCTCAACCAGGTAAGCGATACATAACCCACGCTTTACTCCTCCTGCCCACCATCTActcaccaacagcaacaaatttacaacacgcaacaaatatatttgctatacactttgattcACAATTAAAACTTGTGCGGAAGTCTTTAATAGATAGAACAGCTATGAATTGATTAATTGTCAATAAGTCTAGAAGTTCAATTTTGATATAGAACAAtatgtttatttctttattcACAATTGCTCGTATGACTTCTGATGTGCCAAAgaaactattaaattaaaattcacaaataattacttaacatttatttgcctAGTATTATAATAATACTGGTCCTATTGTAATACGAAAAACAAGCCAcagataaatttaaattcaagcttAAAGTTAAGACAAAAACACGTCAATAAAAAGACTTGTAAACCTGTTATCAAACAAAAAGATCAAAACTAACGATCGATTTATATGAATATAGAGTATAGAATATATAACTGATACACTTAAATATCATATTATGATATATTTCGTAAATATTCCGAGCTTTCCGACTGTTAATTAAGACCAAATTGctactatttttaattgtttattcaacttgctatgcatatttctatcaaagtgtatatgaaAGTCGTTCATGTGCGACTTTAGCCACACGCTTTtttgattgttattgtttattgttttatgtgacattttttgttttgtatgcctttggctttgcctttgcctttaacttttgttgtgtCTTGCACTAACCGCATTTGCCTCGTTTTTGTGCCTGCTTCCcaacattggcagcagcagactTATGGCTCGCAGCAACATTTGGCCGACCATCATTATCAGCAGCGACCCATGCAGCAAAGCTTTGGCTCATCACCGCATCTTCCGCAGGCCTTCAATGCACCCGTCAGCGCCTACAGCTCACGCCCGCCCAGTCGCGATCcctaccagcagcagcagcagcagcaacaacagcagacgCCCATGCAGCTGCCGCCCATGCAATATGTGAACGAGCATGGCCAGTACATGTCGCCGCCCCAGCACTACATGCAACCCCAAAGCCTCTACAGCGACAACGGCACGCCCTACAACAACCACTCGCCCTACggagcgccgccgccgccgcagtaTGCGCAACGCTCCAGCGTCATCTACGACGACTACGGCCAGCCAGCGAACCACTTCTATCTGCACGAGACCTCACCCCAGCCGGCGCATCCGCAGCGACGCACCTGGGCGCACTCCGCTGCCGCCGCGGCCtacgagcaacagcagcagcagccgccgctgctcGATGTAAATGCTTGGCAAACACAGaagaaaatgcagcagcaacatcagcagcagcagccttggCAGCCTAATCGACCGCCTTCCAGTGTGGGCGCGCCGCAGGGATTTGTGCTGCATCAgaatggcggcggcgctggtggtggtggcggcggcggcggcggcgagcTGCAGCATCTGTTCCAGGTGCAGGCATCGCCGCAGCATAGTCAGCGCCTGCATGGCGGCGCCAATGGTGTTCAACGCCAGCAATCGCTCACGAATCTGCGCGACAATCGCTCGCCCAAGGGCAACATGGTGGGGGGTCCGCAGCATATGGCAATGGGTCAGCACGAGGACATGATGGCGCCACAGAGTATTTGCTTCATCGGCGATGAGGAGGATGTGGAGGAGCTGGAACGCAACATCATCGAGTCTATGCAGTCCACGCGCATCTCGGATTTTGtagtgcagcaacagcagcgactgcagcagcagcagcaacaacaacagcaccagcagcagcagcaacagcaccatagtgggcgtggcagcagctcgGAGGATTACGACAGTGGCGAGCTCATTTCCAACAAGCTAAACATCACCAGCGGCAACCTAACCTATCGCATACCCTCACCCTCGCGACCGGCCATACAGGCCAACAGTTTTCAGGATCcacgcggcggcggcagcgaggAGCCAGCCGAGAAGGGCTTCTACATATCGTTTGACAATGAGCAGCCCAAGCGACCGAAGCCGCCGCTGCGCGCCAAGCGCTCGCCCAAAAAGGAATCCAGCCGCGACAGTGTGGACAACCAAGTTGTCCTTAAACGTGAATCACTAAGTCAACTGCACAACAATTCTTTCTCAGCCAGCGAGGAGCCCAAACATGTTGCCAGCCGCGCCAGCATGAGCATGAACATGAATGCCAGCGCCACCTACAACAAGTACACGGATGAGCCGCCGGTACAGCTGCGCCAGCTGTCCCACACGAGCGCCGAGCCAGCATCCAATGGCCAGGAGCGGCGACACCTGGAGGACCTCACCAAccagcccaagcagcagccgctgtcGCCCACACGCCTCAGCCGCACCGAGCAGAGCAATCTCAGTGCAGCGGAGGCCAAGAACAAGGCGCTAGTCATTGGCGTGGATGCCACCAACCTGGATCCGGTGAGCAGCATGCAACCCTATATAGTTTGAAATATAGATTTATAACGGGAGTCCACTTTTCAAATCATATAAACACATCAAGTGCtgtcaacattttattgctctTTTTGAAaaccttaaaaaaaaatgcaattttatagtACAAACTTCTGAgctttacatttaatatttttataaacattttgcacTCAATATGcataatgcaaattatgcaataatttatggcaataattttgttttgagaCGCGTAAGTTTGGTTTGAAAttggcttaatttatatttatgcttgtgCTTTGCAGGAGAGTGTGGACGAAATGGAGCGGCGCAAGGAGAAGATTATGCTGCTATCGctgcagcgacgccagcagcaggaGGAGGCCAAGGTGCGAAAGGAGATTGAGGCAGCGCAAAAACGTGAAAAGGAGCGTGAGAAGGAGGAGGAGCGTGCACGCAAAAAGGAGGAACAGATGGCGCGACGTGCGGCCATACTGGAGCAGCATAAGCTCAAGAAAGCCATCGAAGAGGCTGAGCGAGAGGTGCGCactcaatatttatatttatatgtatttatatttaaatatttttgttatttgtttgtagGGCAAGACGCTGGATCGCAGCGAGCTGCATGGCAAACTGACGCCACAGTCATCATCGGCGTCCGTGTCGCGACGACCAACGCGTGTGATGCGTCCGCGTCCCAAAACGATTCACGTGGATGATGCCAGCGTGGACATCAGTGAGGCCTCAAGCCTCTCCAGCCGTGGCAAGAAGGGCTCGAATTCAAACCTAACCGGTGAGCCAAGGATCTAAACCAaacaacagcacacacacgcagcttaGTTAGAAAGTTGAAGCTATAATTGCAATAGATATTAGATTAGCAGAGCTGTCTGTCCGACTGTATAGTCAATATAACTACGCTTCATGCATTGTAAATTAGACCTGAGAACTCGATTCACaaactatatacaaaattagttttatataattgtaaGCACATGTTCATTATTCTATACTTGACAGAATTATCTGTGGCAACTTCATCTAAACAGATTTGTATGTGCTGTAAATAGTTTCGGCTTGTCGAAAGCACAATAGCTCTATTAGCTGCCTAAGAACCTACGCGATTTCGTTaacgtttgtttttgtgtttaatttgatttttgttaattttaatttcttattgcTTTGGTTGCCCGCCCcctaccaacaacaacaacaacaacgtgtACACAGGCTACGGTCAACTAAGCTCAAACACAATGAAAAGAGATTATTATAGGGGCTCGCAAGACTCCCTGACTGTGAAAggtaaatgtttgttttttatgtgtttacCCGCCCCcgtgttttatattttatttttattatttattaacacacAACGTTAGTTTTAAGCTAAAGCATGCAAGATATATTAGTTTGGTTTATGGGGggcattttgattttgtgatctggtttggtttggtttgcatttgcagctaacGTAACATAGTTTAAAACTCATACTTAAATGCTAAGTCGTAACCACTAATCTTGTTCAACAGAGTCCCCCGATGATTATCCAAGCACTAGTTCAACTCCGATTGGACGGCGCGGATCCTACAAAACATCCAGAGGTTGGTGCTGGGTAACAGCTTAACAGCATTTcactagctctagctctagctctctACCTTCTACTTAACTATGTATTTATTGGTTTTTCTACTCTTGCTTTGGTTTGAATAGTGGCAGCTTTCAAACCCCTCAacaacactaaaaaaaaaaggttattTTTGAgttcaagtttttatttatggttGAAGGCGTGTTTTATGCTAGATCACACTCACTCTATGTACGCTCAACATATCCTAAACcataacaaagcaaaaaatataaaaaagaataatagTTATAAGAAAACTAACTGCTAGCGCACATAAGAACACGCACCAGGGCAATTCAACAACagttacaaaaacaaaaggaattggcaattataaatatgcgaTTGGGTTTAACATTTTGTGATGGGCTTAGActagtttatataatttctttaaatcATAAAACTGCTCAATTTGATCCTTATACGTATTTGTGTGCACTCGACTCTTGCGTCACTCCGTGTTGCCAATTTTTACAGAGCCAGCCGTTGAAAGGGGCCGCACCCTGTCGCGTATATCGGTTGCTAAGGGGAGCACGCTTAATTTCCGTGGCCGAAAGTCTAATTCGCTAATGAATTTGTGCGGTAAGAAGCGTTCCACagctatacaaaaaaatatttaaaaaatccattattatattaaagctGCTTGCCTTTAAGTTTCTTTCAATCTCCAAACTGTTTAACTATGTAAATTTCCTACTgctatttaatgtttattttactttcattGTCGCTCTTTATTGGTTATGGGTTGTAACGCTCAGTTTACtttctatattattattattggtgACAATCAGATTCAATACTTTTTATTagtttgtaatattttgtaCCTTTATGTCTCATTTGTTTTCATCTTTGATTAATCTATGATCATATttctgctttaaataaataagcttgcaatttataattaatttcaatttttttgaattatgtATAATGTAATGTTGAATTATagcttgcagtttattttaatttgataaaattatagttttatattatagCGTAAAGTCTCCTCTTCTCAATTCTTTGTACTTTATTTTGTTACTCCTTTGCTATGTTCATAAGAAAGCGGTGTTGGTTCTTAAATTTTCTTTGGAACAGCttgtaaaatacaaaagaattTTTCAACTGTCGCAACTGGTTCTGGTTTGACTTGTACTGTCCGCTTATTGGGGGAACGGAATTGCcctttgatttataaaaaaaaaacaatgacaCAATTACACGCACACCACTACgccttcacacacacacacgcactcacacattCGCACTACCACTCTCATATGTATTTAGCTTTTAAGTATGTTACTGTCAACAACGAAATTTGCTAAATTCTGTGCACACATTCTCttcttttatttctatttctttcaaattcaaaactgTGTACAAAACCCTCTCAAAAATAATGTGATATGCAAAtaaccaaacaaacaaatgtgataactaaaaatctattaacaaacaaatacgcGCAATGATTTAACATTTATCGCTTTCATCGCTCGATATCTCATCAAACTGTGGCAACGAACTAACAAACATCAACCGAATCAACTTACTCTGCATGGAATATGGCCACATGTCAACTGCCTGCTCCTCCTCTCTATCTTTatgtggctttggctgtggctgtggctctggctctggctgtggtTTGTGGCAATGCGCGCTGATTGATATGATTGCATGTTTGACTGATGAATTGATGAACGTTCGATTTCGCTTGATGGTTAGACACAGATTCGGGACTGGGAAGGGCCACTCCGCCGCGTCGGGCGCCGTCACCAGGAATGGGTGCATCAGGTAGGCATATGCCATCCCCCTCTGGACCAGGCTCTTTGCCGCCAGGTTTGATATCGAAGCGTCGCGGATTTGATGATGGATCAAGCCTTAACTCATTAACTGCAAACGCATTTAACATGGACTATTCGGGTTTGTACTTAGTCTCAAAGAATTCTCCTCAGTTAatctcacacacagacacacacacaaacacaccatacccacatatatatatatatctcacATATCGTacatatagatacatatattgGTTTCTTCATGCATCATTTGGAACGTTTTATCCACTTTCAGTTCATTGCTCACTTCAGTTCGACTTCAGTTTAATTTCAATCATTTAACGATTGTCAAACAAATATTCCACATTTTTACTCTGTTCGTTTATTCGAtttatactacatatatatataatttgtacatCAAAGAACTATGTAATCAACATAGGGGCCTGCGTCAATTTTGTGTGTGAAATTGCAATCCGTTCGTTATTCCGTTGCGTCGTCAAATCCTCGACTTCGATAGTCAAACCGAGAGTTGTgtcaaatagttttttataatgccaaattataaacacaataaaaagCTTTCTAACAATTACCAATTGGCTCGATTAACCGCTTCTcacaaaatgcaataagcaacaacaaaacttttacaaaattgcaagcaatactcaatttattttaaatatgttcgttaaaatgttttgtgttatttttttgtttgctttgtttaacaGTAATTGTAATTTGATTGTCTTAgcagtaaatttatatttaatttatgattgaTTGCAGAATGATTTATCTATTATtgagtaaattattaaacattgcATCAAGCTGCAGTCTGCGcttgatttataatttgtaactTAATCGTAGTCACTTGCCTTGCAGTTGCACGTAGTCTGAGTTTTGCGTATAGACGACAAAATACAAACCTAATTTAAGATGTTTGCCATTAACACTGAGTAGAAATCCATGATAAATCCATGAGCGCATTGCTGGAGCATGACTAATGTGACTGCTGTGTTGATTGACAGGTCCGAAGCTGTATAAGCAGCCGGCGGCGAAATCTAATCGCGGCATTATATTGAACGCCGTGGAGTATTGCGTCTTTCCGGGCGCGGTCAACCGtgaagccaaacaaaaagtgCTCGAGAAGATTGCGCGCTCAGAGGCGAAGCACTTTCTTGTGCTCTTCCGTGATGCGGGCTGCCAATTCCGTGCCCTCTATAGCTACGTGCCGGAGACGAATCTGGTGACCAAGCTGTATGGCACAGGGCCAGCGCAAGTCGATGATGTTATGTTCGATAAGTTCTTCAAGTAAGTGTCACATggtttttttattgattgccTATTAATGCTTTCGCTTTTGCATCTTGCAGATACAACTCAGGTGGCAAATGCTTCTCGCAGATACACACAAAGCATCTGACCGTCACAATTGACGCCTTCACCATACACAACTCGCTCTGGCAAGGCAAACGAACACAGCTGCCCAGCAAAAAGGATATGGCGCTTGTGATCTAAAAGATCAAGTAGTTCAAGGATATAGcgagagcgggagagcgagGCGGGGCAAACGAAGCGCTTGGCGCTGGCGTGCATTTGCGCtcataaactaaactaacttCAACTGCAGCATTGAGACACTTTcgataacaattaaattcatttgtttcAATGTCACTCGAGTGATTGCAGTATGTGAATGCTGAAATTCTGGGTGGGCGGGCAAGCTCTGGTACAGGGTACAGGGTATGGCAAATATGGCATATTATggcttaattatataataactaattgcacagcagcagcagcagcagattgatAAACATTGTTGTAAATGCtagtgaaatatttattttgaatatttagcaTACATACGAACATAAGCATATAAACAGAATAATCAACTTTTATTCTTTATGTGAAAAGTAAAtgtaacaaaatcaaaa
Protein-coding regions in this window:
- the LOC108596518 gene encoding patronin isoform X41, which encodes MDAETQEIRQARQRASVKWLLSKAFNNRVPDNLKEPFYRDHENQERLKPQIVVELGNATLYCQTLTNLYSDPNYQSLNHWSILQTLARKGTPVAEPSDMPITETVLIQTNPLRINAHMSVIESLMVLYAKEISSGDRVMAAIRRISGSNYQLAQAQSYEQGLLAWISHACAALKKRIVKELESTVPDEIGTRLQTPDIPPVRDFQDLCDGICLALLISYYCPKVLPWTSVRINYLPAVEDSIHNILLVSSFSQKHLPYGVFHMTPEDVTYMRGSMKLNLVLLLTDLFNLFEIHPAKCVCYPGMDGQVPHTVALSGGGFNRRSTPPNDYQAMQSNNFDGNQAEAFVVHKSRGITTLSSMHSQQQQQQQHYSQHQQQQQQQQQQSQQEPLVPARLRQAKEKNNVESKADERGDYIAAGRPSNWEQSRRPSFAGRRSRRNSSSEDSQLTIENFGGSQDQLNTLGRFERERDRERERKLSNTSVVEPAVAIRSSIADARGTLQLGYDTDSGSEKQDRETEKYLMRRQASVDNVPSVSGHNLSNAGSPLPMARNKQHSNDKDYSAEHYNDARSSVYDVETTPVRKSSTSSMPASPAAWQLEVCDDDMRSLENASKLSTIRMKLEEKRRRIEQDKRKIEMALMRHQEKEDLESCPDVMKWETMSNESKRTPEMDAVDLDKYQAFNAPVSAYSSRPPSRDPYQQQQQQQQQQTPMQLPPMQYVNEHGQYMSPPQHYMQPQSLYSDNGTPYNNHSPYGAPPPPQYAQRSSVIYDDYGQPANHFYLHETSPQPAHPQRRTWAHSAAAAAYEQQQQQPPLLDVNAWQTQKKMQQQHQQQQPWQPNRPPSSVGAPQGFVLHQNGGGAGGGGGGGGGELQHLFQVQASPQHSQRLHGGANGVQRQQSLTNLRDNRSPKGNMVGGPQHMAMGQHEDMMAPQSICFIGDEEDVEELERNIIESMQSTRISDFVVQQQQRLQQQQQQQQHQQQQQQHHSGRGSSSEDYDSGELISNKLNITSGNLTYRIPSPSRPAIQANSFQDPRGGGSEEPAEKGFYISFDNEQPKRPKPPLRAKRSPKKESSRDSVDNQVVLKRESLSQLHNNSFSASEEPKHVASRASMSMNMNASATYNKYTDEPPVQLRQLSHTSAEPASNGQERRHLEDLTNQPKQQPLSPTRLSRTEQSNLSAAEAKNKALVIGVDATNLDPESVDEMERRKEKIMLLSLQRRQQQEEAKVRKEIEAAQKREKEREKEEERARKKEEQMARRAAILEQHKLKKAIEEAEREGKTLDRSELHGKLTPQSSSASVSRRPTRVMRPRPKTIHVDDASVDISEASSLSSRGKKGSNSNLTDSGLGRATPPRRAPSPGMGASGPKLYKQPAAKSNRGIILNAVEYCVFPGAVNREAKQKVLEKIARSEAKHFLVLFRDAGCQFRALYSYVPETNLVTKLYGTGPAQVDDVMFDKFFKYNSGGKCFSQIHTKHLTVTIDAFTIHNSLWQGKRTQLPSKKDMALVI
- the LOC108596518 gene encoding patronin isoform X45, translated to MDAETQEIRQARQRASVKWLLSKAFNNRVPDNLKEPFYRDHENQERLKPQIVVELGNATLYCQTLTNLYSDPNYQSLNHWSILQTLARKGTPVAEPSDMPITETVLIQTNPLRINAHMSVIESLMVLYAKEISSGDRVMAAIRRISGSNYQLAQAQSYEQGLLAWISHACAALKKRIVKELESTVPDEIGTRLQTPDIPPVRDFQDLCDGICLALLISYYCPKVLPWTSVRINYLPAVEDSIHNILLVSSFSQKHLPYGVFHMTPEDVTYMRGSMKLNLVLLLTDLFNLFEIHPAKCVCYPGMDGQGRRSRRNSSSEDSQLTIENFGGSQDQLNTLGRFERERDRERERKLSNTSVVEPAVAIRSSIADARGTLQLGYDTDSGSEKQDRETEKYLMRRQASVDNVPSVSGHNLSNAGSPLPMARNKQHSNDKDYSAEHYNDARSSVYDVETTPVRKSSTSSMPASPAAWQLEVCDDDMRSLENASKLSTIRMKLEEKRRRIEQDKRKIEMALMRHQEKEDLESCPDVMKWETMSNESKRTPEMDAVDLDKYQAFNAPVSAYSSRPPSRDPYQQQQQQQQQQTPMQLPPMQYVNEHGQYMSPPQHYMQPQSLYSDNGTPYNNHSPYGAPPPPQYAQRSSVIYDDYGQPANHFYLHETSPQPAHPQRRTWAHSAAAAAYEQQQQQPPLLDVNAWQTQKKMQQQHQQQQPWQPNRPPSSVGAPQGFVLHQNGGGAGGGGGGGGGELQHLFQVQASPQHSQRLHGGANGVQRQQSLTNLRDNRSPKGNMVGGPQHMAMGQHEDMMAPQSICFIGDEEDVEELERNIIESMQSTRISDFVVQQQQRLQQQQQQQQHQQQQQQHHSGRGSSSEDYDSGELISNKLNITSGNLTYRIPSPSRPAIQANSFQDPRGGGSEEPAEKGFYISFDNEQPKRPKPPLRAKRSPKKESSRDSVDNQVVLKRESLSQLHNNSFSASEEPKHVASRASMSMNMNASATYNKYTDEPPVQLRQLSHTSAEPASNGQERRHLEDLTNQPKQQPLSPTRLSRTEQSNLSAAEAKNKALVIGVDATNLDPESVDEMERRKEKIMLLSLQRRQQQEEAKVRKEIEAAQKREKEREKEEERARKKEEQMARRAAILEQHKLKKAIEEAEREGKTLDRSELHGKLTPQSSSASVSRRPTRVMRPRPKTIHVDDASVDISEASSLSSRGKKGSNSNLTGPKLYKQPAAKSNRGIILNAVEYCVFPGAVNREAKQKVLEKIARSEAKHFLVLFRDAGCQFRALYSYVPETNLVTKLYGTGPAQVDDVMFDKFFKYNSGGKCFSQIHTKHLTVTIDAFTIHNSLWQGKRTQLPSKKDMALVI
- the LOC108596518 gene encoding patronin isoform X15; translation: MDAETQEIRQARQRASVKWLLSKAFNNRVPDNLKEPFYRDHENQERLKPQIVVELGNATLYCQTLTNLYSDPNYQSLNHWSILQTLARKGTPVAEPSDMPITETVLIQTNPLRINAHMSVIESLMVLYAKEISSGDRVMAAIRRISGSNYQLAQAQSYEQGLLAWISHACAALKKRIVKELESTVPDEIGTRLQTPDIPPVRDFQDLCDGICLALLISYYCPKVLPWTSVRINYLPAVEDSIHNILLVSSFSQKHLPYGVFHMTPEDVTYMRGSMKLNLVLLLTDLFNLFEIHPAKCVCYPGMDGQDVIARRSLGANEHGICHRRGLTTQPVTPIPDLRSDLDQPPVGSPSNRPPFQVPHTVALSGGGFNRRSTPPNDYQAMQSNNFDGNQAEAFVVHKSRGITTLSSMHSQQQQQQQHYSQHQQQQQQQQQQSQQEPLVPARLRQAKEKNNVESKADERGDYIAAGRPSNWEQSRRPSFAGRRSRRNSSSEDSQLTIENFGGSQDQLNTLGRFERERDRERERKLSNTSVVEPAVAIRSSIADARGTLQLGYDTDSGSEKQDRETEKYLMRRQASVDNVPSVSGHNLSNAGSPLPMARNKQHSNDKDYSAEHYNDARSSVYDVETTPVRKSSTSSMPASPAAWQLEVCDDDMRSLENASKLSTIRMKLEEKRRRIEQDKRKIEMALMRHQEKEDLESCPDVMKWETMSNESKRTPEMDAVDLDKYQTYGSQQHLADHHYQQRPMQQSFGSSPHLPQAFNAPVSAYSSRPPSRDPYQQQQQQQQQQTPMQLPPMQYVNEHGQYMSPPQHYMQPQSLYSDNGTPYNNHSPYGAPPPPQYAQRSSVIYDDYGQPANHFYLHETSPQPAHPQRRTWAHSAAAAAYEQQQQQPPLLDVNAWQTQKKMQQQHQQQQPWQPNRPPSSVGAPQGFVLHQNGGGAGGGGGGGGGELQHLFQVQASPQHSQRLHGGANGVQRQQSLTNLRDNRSPKGNMVGGPQHMAMGQHEDMMAPQSICFIGDEEDVEELERNIIESMQSTRISDFVVQQQQRLQQQQQQQQHQQQQQQHHSGRGSSSEDYDSGELISNKLNITSGNLTYRIPSPSRPAIQANSFQDPRGGGSEEPAEKGFYISFDNEQPKRPKPPLRAKRSPKKESSRDSVDNQVVLKRESLSQLHNNSFSASEEPKHVASRASMSMNMNASATYNKYTDEPPVQLRQLSHTSAEPASNGQERRHLEDLTNQPKQQPLSPTRLSRTEQSNLSAAEAKNKALVIGVDATNLDPESVDEMERRKEKIMLLSLQRRQQQEEAKVRKEIEAAQKREKEREKEEERARKKEEQMARRAAILEQHKLKKAIEEAEREGKTLDRSELHGKLTPQSSSASVSRRPTRVMRPRPKTIHVDDASVDISEASSLSSRGKKGSNSNLTGYGQLSSNTMKRDYYRGSQDSLTVKESPDDYPSTSSTPIGRRGSYKTSREPAVERGRTLSRISVAKGSTLNFRGRKSNSLMNLCDTDSGLGRATPPRRAPSPGMGASGRHMPSPSGPGSLPPGLISKRRGFDDGSSLNSLTANAFNMDYSGPKLYKQPAAKSNRGIILNAVEYCVFPGAVNREAKQKVLEKIARSEAKHFLVLFRDAGCQFRALYSYVPETNLVTKLYGTGPAQVDDVMFDKFFKYNSGGKCFSQIHTKHLTVTIDAFTIHNSLWQGKRTQLPSKKDMALVI
- the LOC108596518 gene encoding patronin isoform X44; protein product: MDAETQEIRQARQRASVKWLLSKAFNNRVPDNLKEPFYRDHENQERLKPQIVVELGNATLYCQTLTNLYSDPNYQSLNHWSILQTLARKGTPVAEPSDMPITETVLIQTNPLRINAHMSVIESLMVLYAKEISSGDRVMAAIRRISGSNYQLAQAQSYEQGLLAWISHACAALKKRIVKELESTVPDEIGTRLQTPDIPPVRDFQDLCDGICLALLISYYCPKVLPWTSVRINYLPAVEDSIHNILLVSSFSQKHLPYGVFHMTPEDVTYMRGSMKLNLVLLLTDLFNLFEIHPAKCVCYPGMDGQGRRSRRNSSSEDSQLTIENFGGSQDQLNTLGRFERERDRERERKLSNTSVVEPAVAIRSSIADARGTLQLGYDTDSGSEKQDRETEKYLMRRQASVDNVPSVSGHNLSNAGSPLPMARNKQHSNDKDYSAEHYNDARSSVYDVETTPVRKSSTSSMPASPAAWQLEVCDDDMRSLENASKLSTIRMKLEEKRRRIEQDKRKIEMALMRHQEKEDLESCPDVMKWETMSNESKRTPEMDAVDLDKYQAFNAPVSAYSSRPPSRDPYQQQQQQQQQQTPMQLPPMQYVNEHGQYMSPPQHYMQPQSLYSDNGTPYNNHSPYGAPPPPQYAQRSSVIYDDYGQPANHFYLHETSPQPAHPQRRTWAHSAAAAAYEQQQQQPPLLDVNAWQTQKKMQQQHQQQQPWQPNRPPSSVGAPQGFVLHQNGGGAGGGGGGGGGELQHLFQVQASPQHSQRLHGGANGVQRQQSLTNLRDNRSPKGNMVGGPQHMAMGQHEDMMAPQSICFIGDEEDVEELERNIIESMQSTRISDFVVQQQQRLQQQQQQQQHQQQQQQHHSGRGSSSEDYDSGELISNKLNITSGNLTYRIPSPSRPAIQANSFQDPRGGGSEEPAEKGFYISFDNEQPKRPKPPLRAKRSPKKESSRDSVDNQVVLKRESLSQLHNNSFSASEEPKHVASRASMSMNMNASATYNKYTDEPPVQLRQLSHTSAEPASNGQERRHLEDLTNQPKQQPLSPTRLSRTEQSNLSAAEAKNKALVIGVDATNLDPESVDEMERRKEKIMLLSLQRRQQQEEAKVRKEIEAAQKREKEREKEEERARKKEEQMARRAAILEQHKLKKAIEEAEREGKTLDRSELHGKLTPQSSSASVSRRPTRVMRPRPKTIHVDDASVDISEASSLSSRGKKGSNSNLTGYGQLSSNTMKRDYYRGSQDSLTVKESPDDYPSTSSTPIGRRGSYKTSREPAVERGRTLSRISVAKGSTLNFRGRKSNSLMNLCDTDSGLGRATPPRRAPSPGMGASGPKLYKQPAAKSNRGIILNAVEYCVFPGAVNREAKQKVLEKIARSEAKHFLVLFRDAGCQFRALYSYVPETNLVTKLYGTGPAQVDDVMFDKFFKYNSGGKCFSQIHTKHLTVTIDAFTIHNSLWQGKRTQLPSKKDMALVI